Proteins co-encoded in one Arachis hypogaea cultivar Tifrunner chromosome 13, arahy.Tifrunner.gnm2.J5K5, whole genome shotgun sequence genomic window:
- the LOC112733655 gene encoding L-type lectin-domain containing receptor kinase S.4, whose protein sequence is MAKTLLLLFFLSALTSRITHQQEIFFEGFNGGEAAVNMSLNGGAVIYQSGTLGLTNDTQKVVGHAFYSTPIQFKNKSKVVSFSTAFAFAIVPQYPTLGGHGFAFTIAPSKDLPNGYPSQYLGLLGPKNLGNFSNHLFAVEFDTVQDFEFGDISDNHVGVNLNNMASNKSVKATVLGQEELNLKSGKVIQAWVDYDSSKNQLEVRLSQTSTKPNSPILSYEVDLSPILKDSMYVGFSSSTGMLASSHYILGWSFNINNGDAKTLSLKNLPPLPSRDKPHRRSLILGLSLSASILLLCSIALSFYLTKKLKNAEVIEPWELEVGPHRFPYKELKKATRNFHHKNMLGFGGFGAVFKGTLANNTEIAVKRVSHDSKQGFQEFVSEIETIGRLRHRNLVQLQGWCRNHIDLLLVYDFMPNGSLDKHLFEDSPRKTLTWEQRFKIVKGVACGLLYLHEEWEQTVIHRDIKAGNVLLDADMNARLGDFGLAKLYERGSNPSTTRVVGTLGYLAPELTRTGRPSTSSDVYAFGALLLEVVCGRRPVEAKALPEELVLVEWVWDRWRLGAVLEVVDPKLGGVYDELEVVVVIKLGLLCSCEVPEMRPTMRQVVRFLEGEIPLPEGIPPPDGFGGGKSGHSYGGNTWLSPLDDDVEGTRDEDGS, encoded by the coding sequence ATGGCAAAAACActgctgcttctttttttccTCTCAGCTCTGACCTCAAGGATTACTCACCAACAAGAGATCTTCTTTGAAGGCTTCAATGGTGGTGAAGCCGCCGTAAACATGTCCCTAAACGGTGGCGCAGTTATTTACCAAAGCGGCACACTTGGTTTAACAAACGACACTCAGAAGGTGGTTGGTCACGCGTTTTACTCGACCCCAATCCAATTCAAGAACAAGAGCAAAGTTGTCTCCTTTTCCACCGCATTTGCATTCGCAATAGTCCCTCAGTACCCAACACTCGGTGGCCATGGCTTCGCCTTCACCATTGCTCCCTCCAAAGACCTTCCCAACGGTTACCCAAGCCAGTACTTGGGCCTCCTCGGCCCAAAAAACCTCGGCaacttctccaaccacctcttcGCGGTGGAGTTTGACACCGTTCAAGACTTCGAGTTCGGAGACATCAGTGACAATCACGTGGGCGTTAACCTCAACAACATGGCCTCCAACAAATCCGTTAAAGCAACTGTTTTGGGACAAGAAGAGCTGAACTTGAAGAGTGGCAAAGTGATTCAAGCATGGGTTGATTATGACTCCTCAAAGAACCAATTGGAGGTTCGTCTCTCCCAAACCTCAACAAAACCCAATTCTCCTATCTTGTCGTACGAGGTTGATCTCTCACCGATTCTCAAGGATTCCATGTACGTTGGATTCTCCTCTTCAACAGGGATGCTAGCTAGCTCTCACTATATCTTGGGCTGGAGCTTCAACATCAACAATGGAGACGCCAAAACCCTCTCCTTGAAGAACCTCCCTCCACTCCCTTCGCGAGACAAACCCCATAGAAGGTCCTTAATCTTAGGGCTCTCTCTCTCAGCTTCGATATTGCTCCTCTGCTCCATTGCCTTATCATTCTACCTCACCAAAAAGCTGAAAAACGCAGAAGTAATCGAACCGTGGGAGCTAGAAGTTGGTCCACATAGGTTCCCCTACAAGGAGCTGAAGAAAGCTACCAGAAACTTCCACCACAAGAACATGCTCGGCTTCGGCGGCTTCGGCGCGGTTTTCAAGGGAACACTGGCAAACAACACCGAAATCGCAGTGAAGCGAGTCTCCCATGACTCCAAACAGGGATTCCAAGAATTCGTGTCGGAAATCGAGACCATAGGAAGGTTGCGCCACAGGAACCTCGTACAGCTCCAAGGTTGGTGCAGAAACCACATCGATCTTCTATTAGTATACGACTTCATGCCAAACGGAAGCTTGGACAAGCACCTGTTCGAAGATTCACCAAGAAAAACGCTAACATGGGAACAGAGGTTCAAGATTGTGAAGGGCGTGGCTTGCGGACTCTTGTACCTTCACGAGGAATGGGAACAGACGGTGATTCACAGGGATATCAAAGCAGGGAACGTTCTGTTGGACGCTGACATGAACGCGCGCCTCGGCGACTTTGGTTTGGCCAAGCTATATGAGCGTGGTTCCAACCCGAGCACCACCAGGGTGGTAGGGACGCTGGGGTACCTTGCGCCGGAGCTAACGAGGACGGGGAGGCCAAGCACGTCTTCCGATGTTTATGCGTTTGGAGCGCTGCTGTTGGAGGTGGTGTGCGGGAGGAGGCCGGTGGAGGCGAAGGCGCTGCCGGAGGAGCTTGTTCTGGTGGAGTGGGTGTGGGACCGGTGGCGCTTGGGGGCGGTGTTGGAGGTGGTGGACCCCAAGCTTGGCGGAGTTTATGATGAGCTGGAGGTTGTGGTGGTTATCAAGTTGGGGTTGCTGTGTTCGTGTGAGGTGCCGGAAATGAGGCCAACTATGAGGCAGGTTGTGCGCTTCTTGGAAGGGGAGATCCCGTTGCCGGAGGGGATTCCTCCGCCGGATGGCTTTGGTGGTGGAAAGTCTGGACATTCGTATGGCGGGAACACGTGGTTGTCGCCGCTTGATGATGACGTGGAGGGTACAAGGGATGAGGATGGTAGCTAG